The proteins below are encoded in one region of Mangifera indica cultivar Alphonso chromosome 7, CATAS_Mindica_2.1, whole genome shotgun sequence:
- the LOC123219974 gene encoding 7-hydroxymethyl chlorophyll a reductase, chloroplastic, which yields MTSFISNFSPLGTVCCSSSPSKQPREDWRKRSKPIPPGGTYPAKDHCSRCGLCDTYYIAHVKNACAFLGDGMSKIEALEPVVHGRGRKIDSLDETYLGVYDQVLYARKTNPIQGAQWTGIVTTIAMEMLRTGMVEAVVCVQSDPDDRLSPRPVLARTPEEVLAAKGVKPTLSPNLNTLALVEAAGVKRLLFCGVGCQVQALRSVEHHLNLEKLYVLGTNCVDNGTREGLDKFLKAASNEPETVLHYEFMQDYKVHLKHLDGHIEEVPYFCLPANDLVDVIAPSCYSCFDYTNALADLVVGYMGVPKYPGVSMTQHPQYVTVRNERGKEMLSLVENLLEIIPTTSSGNRRPFVMETVKADDNAKMGKGPSQPAPKFVGNLIAFLLNLIGPKGLEFARYSLDYHTIRNYLHVNRTWGKQRADQHMPSYAKKLVEMYNQDGQIDEMLSTK from the exons ATGACATCTTTCATTTCTAATTTCTCTCCCCTTGGTACCGTTTGTTGTTCTTCATCTCCCTCAAAGCAGCCGAGAGAAGACTGGAGGAAACGCTCCAAGCCCATTCCTCCCGGTGGCACTTATCCTGCCAAAGATCATTGCAG TCGATGCGGGCTCTGTGATACTTACTACATTGCCCATGTGAAGAATGCCTGTGCTTTCTTGGGAGACGGCATGTCTAAAATTGAA GCGTTGGAACCCGTTGTTCATGGTAGAGGGAGAAAAATAGATTCCTTAGATGAGACTTACTTAGGTGTATACGATCAAGTTCTGTATGCACGTAAAACTAATCCAATTCAAG GTGCCCAGTGGACTGGGATAGTTACAACTATCGCAATGGAGATGCTCAGAACAGGCATGGTTGAGGCCGTAGTTTGTGTACAGAG TGATCCAGATGACAGACTTAGCCCAAGGCCTGTTTTAGCGAG GACCCCAGAAGAAGTTCTGGCTGCTAAAGGTGTCAAGCCAACATTATCTCCTAATCTCAATACCCTTGCCTTAGTGGAG GCTGCAGGTGTAAAGCGTCTACTCTTTTGTGGAGTGGGTTGCCAAGTGCAAG CACTAAGATCTGTGGAGCACCATTTGAATTTGGAAAAGCTTTATGTCTTGGGCACCAATTGTG TGGACAATGGAACTCGAGAAGGGCTAGATAAGTTTCTAAAGGCTGCAAGTAATGAACCAGAAACAGTTCTTCATTATGAGTTTATGCAGGATTACAAG GTCCACTTGAAGCACTTAGATGGCCACATTGAAGAG GTTCCTTATTTCTGTCTACCAGCAAATGATTTAGTTGATGTTATTGCTCCTTCTTGCTATAG CTGTTTCGACTACACAAATGCTTTAGCG GATCTGGTAGTTGGATACATGGGTGTTCCAAAATATCCAGGAGTCAGCATGACACAACATCCACAGTATGTCACTGTTAG AAATGAACGTGGAAAGGAAATGCTGAGTTTGGTAGAAAACCTTTTGGAGATTATTCCAACAACCAGTAGT GGTAACCGACGCCCATTTGTTATGGAGACTGTTAAGGCAGATGATAATGCTAAGATGG GGAAGGGACCTTCTCAACCTGCCCCAAAATTTGTTGGAAATTTGATAGCTTTTTTACTAAACCTG ATTGGTCCAAAAGGATTGGAATTTGCCCGTTATTCACTTGATTATCATACCATCCGGAACTATTTGCATGTAAACCGCACTTGGGGAAAACAAAG AGCTGACCAGCACATGCCTTCATATGCGAAGAAACTTGTGGAGATGTATAACCAGGATGGCCAAATAGATGAGATGCTTTCCACCAAGTGA
- the LOC123220608 gene encoding probable indole-3-pyruvate monooxygenase YUCCA3, which translates to MINIPDMSPNFSQDEYFNSRCTWVNGPVIVGAGPSGLAVASGLIQRGVPFIILERANCIASLWQNRTYDGLKLHLPKQFSQLPDFPFPGNFPEYPTKYQFINYLESYAKHFDINPNFNETVKSAKYDETFGFWWVKTLSSRSLESVEYICRWLVVATGENAEKVVPDFRGLQDFDGHVSHTCDYKSGENYRGKRVLVVGCGNSGMEVCLDLCNHNAKPSMVVRNSVHVLPREVLGKSTFQLAVLMMKWLPLWLVDKILLILARLILGNVEKYGLKKPPIGPIELKNSRGKTPVLDIGALQRIKSGDINVVPGIKRFNHSRVELVNGQNLEIDSVLLATGYRSNVPSWLKENEFFSEDGIPKNVFPNGWKGKAGLYAVGFTKRGLSGASLDAVNVAHDIAKAWKEETKQKICFYLFWQVMDEEMRSVLRRESQIALSYPV; encoded by the exons atgatTAACATCCCAGACATGTCTCCAAATTTCAGTCAAGACGAGTACTTTAACAGCCGTTGCACATGGGTGAACGGCCCTGTAATAGTTGGTGCTGGTCCGTCAGGTCTTGCTGTTGCTTCGGGCCTTATACAGCGAGGTGTTCCATTCATAATCCTCGAACGAGCCAACTGCATTGCCTCTCTTTGGCAAAACCGAACTTATGATGGCCTTAAACTTCATCTCCCTAAGCAGTTTTCCCAGTTGCCAGACTTTCCATTTCCTGGAAATTTCCCTGAATACCCCACCAAATATCAGTTCATCAACTACCTGGAATCTTATGCAAAACACTTTGACATAAACCCGAATTTCAATGAAACAGTTAAATCTGCTAAGTATGATGAAACATTTGGGTTTTGGTGGGTTAAAACTCTTTCATCTAGAAGTTTAGAATCAGTTGAGTATATCTGCCGGTGGCTTGTAGTGGCCACTGGTGAAAATGCAGAGAAAGTTGTGCCTGATTTCCGAGGCTTGCAGGATTTTGATGGTCATGTTTCACATACTTGTGACTACAAATCAGGTGAAAATTATAGAGGAAAGCGTGTCCTAGTTGTTGGCTGTGGCAATTCAGGCATGGAAGTTTGTCTTGATCTCTGCAACCACAATGCAAAGCCCTCGATGGTCGTTCGAAACTCG GTTCATGTATTGCCAAGGGAAGTTCTTGGGAAATCAACATTTCAATTAGCAGTTTTGATGATGAAATGGCTACCACTTTGGCTAGTAGACAAGATTCTGCTTATTCTAGCACGACTCATCCTAGGCAATGTTGAAAAATATGGCCTAAAGAAGCCACCTATAGGCCCCATAGAGCTGAAGAACAGTCGAGGGAAGACTCCAGTTTTGGACATTGGCGCTTTACAAAGAATTAAATCCGGTGACATTAATGTTGTCCCTGGAATCAAAAGGTTCAACCATAGCAGAGTGGAGCTCGTCAATGGACAAAATCTTGAGATTGATTCTGTTCTTCTCGCAACTGGGTACCGCAGCAATGTTCCTTCATGGCTAAAG GAAAATGAATTCTTTTCTGAAGATGGGATTCCAAAAAATGTATTTCCAAATGGGTGGAAAGGCAAAGCAGGACTTTATGCAGTTGGGTTCACAAAAAGAGGTCTTTCTGGTGCATCTTTGGATGCAGTAAATGTAGCTCATGATATTGCCAAGGCATGGAAGGAAGAAACAAAGcagaaaatttgtttttatttgttttggcAAGTGATGGACGAAGAAATGAGGTCAGTTTTGCGTAGAGAAAGCCAAATAGCCCTCTCCTATCCAGTATAA
- the LOC123220164 gene encoding DDB1- and CUL4-associated factor 13-like: MKVKVISRSIDEFTRERSQDLQRVYHNYDPTLRPQEKAVEYVRALNAAKLEKIFARPFIGAMDGHRDGVSCMAKNPNYLKGLFSGSMDGDIRLWDIANRKTVCQYPGHQGAVRGLTVSTDGRILVSCGTDSTVRLWSVPVATLTESDDSSDNSAEPLAVYVWKNAFWAVDHQWDGDLFATSGAQVDIWNHNRSQPVNSFQWGTETVISVRFNPGEPNVLATTASDRSIMLYDLRMSSPARKMIMRTKCNSISWNPMEPMNFTAANEDCNCYSYDARKLDEAKYVHMGHESAVMDIDYSPTGREFVTGSYDRTIRIFQYNGGRSREIYHTKRMQRVFCVKFSCDASYVISGSDDTNLRLWKAKASEQLGVLHPRERRKHEYHEAIKNRYKHLPEIKRIVRHRHLPKPIYKAAALRRTMIEAERRKAERRKAHSAPGSIINEPLRKKRIIKEVE; encoded by the exons ATGAAGGTGAAAGTAATTTCACGTTCCATTGATGAATTCACTCGGGAACGAAGCCAAGATCTCCAGAGGGTCTATCATAATTACGACCCCACTCTTCGACCTCAAGAGAAGGCAGTGGAGTATGTCAGAGCTCTTAATGCAGCCAAATTGGAGAAG ATTTTTGCACGGCCGTTTATTGGAGCAATGGATGGTCATAGAGATGGAGTATCGTGCATGGCCAAGAACCCCAACTATTTGAAAGGATTGTTTTCTGGCTCTATGGATGGAG ATATTCGTCTTTGGGATATAGCTAACAG AAAAACAGTTTGTCAGTATCCTGGTCATCAAGGTGCTGTACGTGGTTTGACAGTGTCAACAGATGGCCGAATTTTAGTATCATGCGGAACCGACTCCAC TGTCAGGCTCTGGAGTGTTCCTGTTGCTACTCTTACAGAGTCAGATGATTCATCTGATAATTCAGCGGAG CCTCTGGCCGTTTATGTTTGGAAGAATGCATTCTG gGCTGTTGATCACCAGTGGGATGGAGATCTCTTTGCCACATCTGGCGCTCAAGTTGACATATGGAATCACAATAG GTCTCAGCCAGTCAACAGCTTTCAGTGGGGAACAGAAACAGTTATATCTGTTAGGTTTAATCCTGGAGAACCAAATGTTTTAGCAACAACAGCTAG TGATCGCAGCATAATGTTATATGATTTGCGCATGTCTTCGCCGGCAAGGAAAATGATCATGAGG ACAAAATGCAATTCAATCTCTTGGAATCCCATGGAGCCGATGAACTTCACAGCT GCAAATGAGGATTGCAATTGCTATAGCTATGATGCTAGAAAGTTGGATGAAGCAAAATATGTACACATGGGTCATGAATCCGCTGT aatGGATATTGACTACTCACCAACTGGTCGAGAATTTGTTACTGGATCTTATGATAGAACT ATTAGAATATTCCAGTATAATGGTGGTCGAAGCCGGGAAATCTATCATACTAAGAGAATGCAAAG gGTGTTCTGTGTGAAGTTCAGCTGTGATGCCAGTTATGTTATATCTGGAAGTGATGATACCAACCTTAGGCTTTGGAAGGCCAAAGCATCAGAACAATTGGGAGTT CTTCACCCAAGGGAAAGGAGAAAGCATGAGTATCATGAGGCTATCAAGAATCGTTACAAGCACCTTCCTGAGATCAAGCGTATAGTCAG GCATAGGCACCTGCCAAAACCAATATACAAGGCAGCTGCCCTAAGACGCACAATGATTGAAGCTGAGAGAAGAAAAGCAGAAAGAAGGAAAGCACACAGTGCCCCAGGAAGCATCATAAATGAGCCATTGCGTAAAAAGAGAATCATCAAAGAAGTTGAATGA